The following are encoded together in the Triticum dicoccoides isolate Atlit2015 ecotype Zavitan chromosome 6B, WEW_v2.0, whole genome shotgun sequence genome:
- the LOC119324852 gene encoding protein LYK5-like has translation MAAPTRPRGLAATSRAALALLVLLSVAAPRCRVARAQQQYEANKQLNCYGTNDSSVLGYTCNATAAARPCASYVVFRSSPPYDSPISISYLLNTIPAVLADANAVPTVSPVAASRLVLAPLNCGCAPGGYYQHNTSYTIQFSNETYFITANITYQGLTTCQALIAQNPNHDSRKLVVGNNLTVPLRCACPSPAQAASGVRHLLTYLVTWGDAIADIAARFRVDAQAVLRANNLTDSENIYPFTTLLIPLKSAPTPDMLVSPAPPPAPAPPQAQQPPPSGGSGSGKGVAVGVGVGVGVLALAGLLGLMFLCVRRRRRPRPGVVEDGHPGKGVLDVPSSADYDPLASGKHTSSATTNSSSSSAFVSTDARAAVESLTVYKYSELEKATAGFSEDRRVKDASVYRAVINGDAAAVKRVAGDVSGEVGILKRVNHSSLVRLSGLCVHHGDTYLVFEFAENGALSNWLHGGGETLVWKQRVQAAFDVADGLNYLHHYSNPPCVHKNLKSSNVLLDADLRAKVSSFALARSVPTGVDGGDAQLTRHVVGTQGYLAPEYLEHGLITPKLDVFAFGVILLELLSGKEATFDGGAKRGETLLWESAEGLVVDGEDARGKVRAFMDPRLNGDYPLDLAVAVGSLAVRCVAREPRGRPSMDEVFVTLSAVYNSTLDWDPSDYSNSRSSIVGR, from the coding sequence ATGGCCGCTCCGACGCGCCCGCGCGGGCTCGCCGCCACCAGCAGGGCGGCgctcgcgctcctcgtcctcctctccgTCGCCGCGCCTCGGTGCCGCGTCGCGCGCGCGCAGCAGCAGTACGAGGCCAACAAGCAACTCAACTGCTACGGCACCAACGACAGCTCCGTGCTCGGCTACACCTGCAacgccaccgccgcggcccgcccctGCGCCTCCTACGTCGTCTTCCGCTCCTCCCCGCCCTACGACTCGCCCATCTCCATCTCCTACCTCCTCAACACCATCCCCGCCGTCCTCGCGGACGCCAACGCCGTGCCCACCGTCTCCCCGGTCGCCGCCTCCCGCCTCGTCCTCGCGCCGCTCAACTGCGGCTGCGCGCCCGGCGGCTACTACCAGCACAACACGTCCTATACCATCCAGTTCAGCAACGAGACCTACTTCATCACCGCCAACATCACCTACCAGGGCCTCACCACCTGCCAGGCGCTCATCGCGCAGAATCCCAACCACGATAGCCGCAAACTCGTCGTCGGGAACAACCTCACCGTGCCGCTCCGCTGCGCTTGCCCCTCGCCGGCGCAGGCCGCCTCCGGGGTCAGGCACCTGCTCACCTACCTCGTCACATGGGGCGACGCCATCGCCGACATCGCCGCCCGCTTCCGCGTCGACGCCCAGGCGGTGCTCCGCGCCAACAACCTAACCGACAGCGAGAACATATACCCCTTCACCACTCTGCTCATCCCGCTCAAGAGCGCGCCCACGCCGGACATGCTCGTGTCGCCGGCGCCACCGCCAGCaccggcgccaccgcaggcccagcaGCCGCCGCCGTCTGGAGGGTCGGGCAGCGGGAAGGGGGTTGCTGTCGGGGTCGGTGTTGGTGTCGGCGTTCTTGCGCTGGCGGGACTTCTTGGCCTGATGTTCTtatgtgtccggcggcggcggcgaccgcggCCCGGCGTTGTGGAAGACGGCCATCCGGGGAAGGGCGTTCTCGACGTGCCCTCGTCTGCCGATTACGACCCTCTTGCCTCGGGCAAGCATACGTCCTCGGCTACGACGAACTCCTCGTCATCGTCGGCGTTTGTGTCCACCGACGCGCGCGCGGCGGTGGAGTCCCTGACCGTGTACAAGTACTCGGAACTCGAGAAGGCGACGGCAGGGTTCTCGGAGGACCGGAGGGTCAAGGACGCGTCCGTGTACCGCGCGGTGATCAACGGCGACGCGGCGGCCGTGAAGCGTGTGGCTGGCGATGTGAGCGGCGAGGTGGGCATCCTGAAGCGCGTGAACCACTCCAGCCTCGTCCGCCTCTCCGGTCTCTGCGTCCACCACGGCGACACCTACCTCGTCTTCGAGTTCGCGGAGAACGGCGCGCTCAGCAACTGGCTCCACGGCGGCGGCGAAACCCTCGTGTGGAAGCAGCGTGTGCAGGCGGCGTTTGACGTCGCCGACGGTCTCAATTACCTCCACCACTACAGCAACCCGCCGTGCGTGCACAAGAACCTCAAGAGCAGCAACGTCCTCCTCGACGCCGACCTCCGCGCCAAGGTGTCAAGCTTCGCGCTGGCGCGGTCGGTCCCCACGGGCGTTGATGGCGGCGACGCGCAGCTCACCCGCCACGTCGTGGGCACCCAGGGGTACCTGGCCCCGGAGTACCTGGAGCACGGCCTCATCACCCCCAAGCTCGACGTTTTCGCCTTCGGCGTCATCCTCCTCGAGCTGTTGTCCGGAAAGGAGGCAACGTTCGACGGCGGCGCCAAAAGAGGGGAGACGCTGCTGTGGGAGTCCGCGGAGGGGCTGGTTGTCGACGGCGAGGACGCGCGTGGCAAGGTGCGGGCATTCATGGACCCGCGGCTGAACGGCGACTACCCGCTGGACCTCGCCGTGGCTGTGGGGTCGCTGGCGGTGCGGTGCGTGGCGAGGGAGCCCAGGGGGCGGCCGTCCATGGACGAGGTGTTCGTGACGCTGTCGGCGGTGTACAACTCCACGCTGGATTGGGATCCCTCGGATTACAGCAACTCCCGCTCTTCGATCGTCGGGAGATAG